The genomic window ATTGGCATCAATGACTTGTGTCCCTGCTAATTTCGTTTTTCCTGCTAGCATCGGAACTGGTGGAGGTAAGGGCAAATCTCCCCCTTCTTCAACTAACAAGTTGCGATAGGCACCAATGTAATAGAACCACGTTCGTTCATCCATTCCAAACGCCTCATCATTCCATTGATACTCATAATATTGTTCAACTAGGTTAAATTGTTCTGAAGCCTCTTTATACGCTTGTACGAATAATTTATTTGTCTCTTCTAACGGTTGGATGGCTTGCCAATTTGTTGGGTCAGGCAATACCTCTTTCATATCAATCAGTAAGAGTTTAAATTTTTCACTTGCTGTTAAATAAGGCTCAACAATCGCTTTACTACTCGTCCCACCACTACCATAGAGTTTTAAAGCGACATTAACCATTTCTTCAGTGATTTTAGGGTATTGAAAATTAATAATTGTTCCAAATTCTTTCGTTGAACCGTAGATCCGATTCGTTCTCGAATAAGCTTGAATCAATCCATGCAGTCCCAACGAGCGATCAACATAAAGGGTGTTCAACAGTTTAGAGTTATAACCTGTTAATAATTGATCTGCCACAATAACAAGGTCAATATTTTTAGGGTTACGGCCACTTCCTCCTTTAGCTGCTCGTTCAATAACATCTTCAAAATAGGCTTCTTCTCCACGTTTTTGATCGCCAACTACAAACTCAATACCAGTAAACAAGCCGTACTCTTTGAACATGTTTTCAATGATCGCTGGATCCATCCGTTCTGCTTCATTGGTCGTACCGAAACTAAATGTCATTACGATATTCAATTGGCTATCTTTTTCTTTCATTTGTTTTTTAAATTCGTCAAAATAAGCCATCACACGTTTTTTATAGGCAACAGTTAAAATCGCATTGAATGTTCGATCTTGAGATTGAGCATCCCACTGGGCCAAAATTTCTTCTACTACTCGTGGGATGTGCATGTCATCATGATACACTAACAGACTTTCTTCTTTTGCTGCTTTTTCAACTTCTAAATCAGTTAATTCTTGTACTTGTCTTTCTATTGTTCTTTCTTCGGTTTCTGGATGCTCTTCTTTTAGCAGATCGATTAACTGTTCTCTCAAGTCTTCGTAACTACTAAATTCACCAGTGTTGATATAATCAACGTGAAAGCCTAAAACGTTTTTATCAGCAATCGCTTCTTCAATCGTATATCGATGAACCAGTGGACCAAATAATTTTTCTGTTGTATCAATGACTTCACTTTTTTGATTTATTTTTCCTTTAGCTTGATTTTCATCAAACAGTGGCGTTCCTGTGTAGCCAAAAAATAAACTATTCGCACCAAAATAATCTTTAATGGTCCCCATCATTTGTCCCATTGTTGTCCGATGTGCTTCGTCAATAATAAATACGATTCGCTTATCGGCTAAATGAGTATCATCTGCCTCAATCAAATCCTTCACTAAACTATTTAGCTTGAATGTGGTTGTGACAACGATACCGCTATTGGATGAATGCATTATTTTACGTAGTCCGTAAGTATGTTTTGTCCCATCGACAGAAACCGATTCATAAGCCGCGTAAGCTTTAAAATCCTCGCTTGTCCGGCTATCTAACTCACGACGATCTAAAAGAAAGACGACTTTATCAAAGCCCGCTCGTGTCGAAAGAAAGAGGGCCGTTTTAAAACTCGTAATCGTTTTTCCTGAACCGGTTGTATGCCACACGAAACCACCATGAGGAATTCGTTCTTCATTATCCCAGCCAAACGCTGCTCCTTCAACGGCTTGTAAGGCATGAACTTGATAAGAACGCATGAGCATATGTCGCCGGTCTTCTTCCTCTTTTGCTTGATCAATAACTAAATAATCTCCGACCATTTGATGCGCCATTGGAATCATCAAAAATTGACCAATAACTTCTTCCCAATTGTTAACCGGGATATTGTCTTGATCTGCCCAGTGGAATAAAAAGCTCGGGTTAAAATCAAGAACCGTTTTAGGTGTAGCAAAATAACGAGTGGCTACTTCAGAAGTAATGACCATCATTTGTGAAAAGGCCATGAAATTCTTCGTATATTCTCCCTCTTTGTAATACCGTTCAAATTGACTAAAGGCTTCATCCAAGGTTCTATCTGCACGCTTTTGTTCAATATTAATAAGCGGTAACCCATTGATTAGTAAAACTATATCAAAACGGTTGCCATTGGGAGTTGCTACTTCTCTTGCGATACGGTAGCTGGAATCTCCGCCACTTACTTGTGCCTTTTTGAAGATAGTGAGCGTAATTTGTTCTCTTGTCACGCGTGCATCCGCATCTCGGTAAATACCATCTATTTTACCTTTAGATCCTTCCATCGCCAATAATTTCGCTGCTTCAAAACTATTGGCAATTTTATCCACTTGAGCCATCACTTGGCTAAATTCATTGTCCGTTAAAGGAATACCTTCCAGTTGATCCACGTTAATCCGATTTAATTCACTACGCCAATGATTGATTAAGTCTTTGGTCGTTACTTTTAGTTTTGTTCCATCTAATTCTTCAGGCGATTCCCATTTAAATCGGTGCAATCTTTCTACAAAACGGTCTTGAAAGCCTGCTTCTGATACATTTTTCGGTGCATTACTCATTTCATCCCACCTTTTTACACAAACATTTCTTGTAAATAAGCCTGCTTCATTGCTTTTAGTTTATCTAGTTTTTGTTGTTGGTTCGTGATTTTATCGTCTAGTTTTTTGAAGAACTCACCTATTGCTTGTTGTTCTTCGAATATTGGTACGAATATAGGCATTTCACCTAAAGTTTTTCCAGATATTTCCAAAAAAGTAGATCCCGATGCTTTACTAATTGCATATGATTTAATCAAATATCCCATTGAATAAATGAAATAAGTATCAATTTCACTTTTCAAAATGATAGATTGAAATCCCTGATTTGTAGAAGCCGAATTCTTTAGTATCGCCATACTACCAATTCCAGCTCTACTAGTAAATAAAATTGTTTTATTTGCTGGGAGTATCTTTGCAGAACTTTTTTCAAGTCCAATTTCAGTAATCTTTCTAACGCTACTATCAACATAAATTTCATTTCCAATTTCAGTAGGTGAATACCAATCGATGTTCCCATTCCAAAACTCTTCTTTATTAGAGCTAGGTGTACCACCACCTACTATTTCGGAAATATCTTTTAACTTGCTTTCAATCCATTTCTCTTTAAATCCTGGAAACCTTCTTTTTGGTACTGGTTTATCCTCAGCTGGGAACATTTCAACAAGATAAGCAGATTTCAAAGCTTTTTTTTTTTCTAACTTATGCTGTTCGAGAGAAATCATTTGATCTAAGTGCTTAAAAAACTCACCAATTTTTTGTTGTTCCCTATAATTTGGGAGGTAAGATGATAAATTTCCTAATGTTACGAGTCCAATTCGTTTTCTAGTTGTTCCAGTTGAATTTTGCAAAGCCTTTTTCCTAAATCTTAAATCGTTGATTAATGTTAATATAAAATACGTGTGATAATTTTGTGTATTTACTTTTAACCTGATCCCATCTGAAGACATTAAGTATTTCGTATAGTTTCCAGGTATAATTGCTGCTCTTGCCAATGGTTCGGCCATTTTAGCAATAATTATTTCTTCTGGATAAATTAAATTTGATGAAAGTGTTTTAGCTTTTGATTCAGAGGTATATATTTTATACTTATCTAAAAAAATACCGTCTCCAATGTTTTGAAGTTGAATTATTCTAACGCCTTTTTTCGTGTAATCCTCTGACTTTAAATCAGAACCAAAAGGCCCACCTGTATATGAATACTTATGATTTTTATCTCGAAAATCTTTTAATATTCTTTCTTCCCATTTCTTATTAAATTCTTCAAATCTTCTATTCGGAACTAATTTTTTCTTATTCAAGACTCATTCACCACCAATTGCTGCATCATCTCTTCTAACTCTTGCTCTAATTGGTTTCCTTCTTCTTCCAATGTAGTTAGCGTATCAGAATAACGATTTTGTAGTTGTTCTAATACGGCTAATTCTTCGGTTAAAGGATTTTCAACTAAGCGCATCACTTTAGAAACCAGAGAACCAAACCACTTTTCATACATAAGATTATCAATTTCTTCATTCGTTAACGTTTCGATACGTGATTCAGTTGCTTCTTTTAATTCTTGGTTTAATTTCTTTACTTCACGACTTAAATTCGTTTTTCCGTTTAATAAGTCTTCAACTTTTTTCAATAACGTATAGTCTGTATTTCCTTTTGTAGCTTCTTTTAATAACGAGCGAATTAAACCAATTGTGAAAGCATCTTCTTTATCGTTCAACACCTCACTCAACGCACTTTCTTCGTCACTATCTTCCACTTTTGCTGCTTCGACTAAATCCATTAATTCCGCTTCAACTTCAGAAAGTCCTGCTTCTTTTTCTTCTATTGTAACAACATCTTCAGAAAATAACTGTTTTTTGATTAAGTCATTCGATACGATACTGCCTATCCAACCGTCTTGTTCTTCTCGTTTTTTCTTGCCTGTGCCTTTCGTTACCATTAATGGTACTCGAGTGCGACCAGCAGTATAGAAATCAGTCAAAGCAATAATCTCTGCATCTTCAGTTAATTTTTCTTTCCAGATTTCAGCAATAATTTGGTAACCATCGTATTCATTTATGTGCTTGAACGCTAATAGTAATTCCTTAATCTCTAGCAACATCGCATCACGAAGTTCAGTAACCCCATTTACGTCATCGATTGTTTTTAATAGTTCCCAATACTTATCTAGATAAACTTTTAATTGTTGCTCAACTGCTTTTGATTTTTGACTAACATGATCATCATTCAACACTTTTTTTGTTAATGCCTCTATTGGTTCTGTTAGTTCAACATATCCACTACGAACTTCTTTCAGCGCTTGCTTGATAATCGTTGGAACAGATTCTTGTAATACCTTTAATTCTGTAATATTTTTAGAAGGAATTCCCCCATATAAGTGTGCATCTACATCATGTGAAACTTCTCCATCAATTGTTTCAATGTAACGTGGAATATTTAAGTTGTAGTCATTTTCTATAATTTCATCTCTCGTTGCCAAGTGGCTATAACCGACTTCTTCACTACTCGTCGCGTAAGCATCTACGATTTTAGCAATATCTTTTTCTTGTAAAACGTTTTGCTTCCCCTCTTTTACAAATGTTTTAGAAGCATCAATCATCAATACAGGTGCGCCAAGTGGGCGATCTTTCTTCAAAATAAGTACTGTAACTGGAATACCTGTATTTGTAAATAATTTGTCTGGAAGACCAATGATGGTATCAATATAATTCTTCGCTAATAATCGTTTACGTATTTCGCCTTCTGATCCTCCTCTGAATAACACCCCATGAGGCAAGACAATCGCCATTGTTCCTTGTTGACCTAAGTGGAACAGTCCATGTAAAAGAAAGGCATAGTCCCCTTTTGAATCAGGCGGTAGAACTCCTGCGACTTCAAACCGTGGATCACTGATTTTTAAATTTGATTTATTCCAATTCTTTACTGAGTATGGCGGATTCATTACGACTGCATCGAATTGTACACCATCATTAGGACGCTGTGGGTCTTCTGGCCAATCTTCTGCAAGTGTATCGCCATTGCTAATCGTCATTTTCTCTGGGCGTACACCATGAAGCAAGAGATTCATTCTAGTTAAGTTATAGGTTGCTGTATTTTTTTCTTGGCCATAATACGCTAATCTTTTCTTCTCATCTTCTGATAAGTATTTGCTCACCGTTAATAAAAGTGAGCCTGAACCAACTGTTGGGTCATAAATCGATTTAATTGATTTTGTTTTAGCAACAATTTGGGCCATAACTTCACTTACTTGTGGTGGAGTATAGAATTCCCCTGCTTTCTTTCCAGACTCCATTGCAAATTGCCCAATTAGATATTCATACGCATTCCCTAATACGTCTCCTTTTTGCAAGGCAACCATGTTCAAA from Carnobacterium iners includes these protein-coding regions:
- a CDS encoding type I restriction endonuclease subunit R, translated to MSNAPKNVSEAGFQDRFVERLHRFKWESPEELDGTKLKVTTKDLINHWRSELNRINVDQLEGIPLTDNEFSQVMAQVDKIANSFEAAKLLAMEGSKGKIDGIYRDADARVTREQITLTIFKKAQVSGGDSSYRIAREVATPNGNRFDIVLLINGLPLINIEQKRADRTLDEAFSQFERYYKEGEYTKNFMAFSQMMVITSEVATRYFATPKTVLDFNPSFLFHWADQDNIPVNNWEEVIGQFLMIPMAHQMVGDYLVIDQAKEEEDRRHMLMRSYQVHALQAVEGAAFGWDNEERIPHGGFVWHTTGSGKTITSFKTALFLSTRAGFDKVVFLLDRRELDSRTSEDFKAYAAYESVSVDGTKHTYGLRKIMHSSNSGIVVTTTFKLNSLVKDLIEADDTHLADKRIVFIIDEAHRTTMGQMMGTIKDYFGANSLFFGYTGTPLFDENQAKGKINQKSEVIDTTEKLFGPLVHRYTIEEAIADKNVLGFHVDYINTGEFSSYEDLREQLIDLLKEEHPETEERTIERQVQELTDLEVEKAAKEESLLVYHDDMHIPRVVEEILAQWDAQSQDRTFNAILTVAYKKRVMAYFDEFKKQMKEKDSQLNIVMTFSFGTTNEAERMDPAIIENMFKEYGLFTGIEFVVGDQKRGEEAYFEDVIERAAKGGSGRNPKNIDLVIVADQLLTGYNSKLLNTLYVDRSLGLHGLIQAYSRTNRIYGSTKEFGTIINFQYPKITEEMVNVALKLYGSGGTSSKAIVEPYLTASEKFKLLLIDMKEVLPDPTNWQAIQPLEETNKLFVQAYKEASEQFNLVEQYYEYQWNDEAFGMDERTWFYYIGAYRNLLVEEGGDLPLPPPVPMLAGKTKLAGTQVIDANHILNLIGSKTISTNGRQIVDTETLRIIYQQIEELSNLGENEQAKLLKEFVVEELEAGKISSEINFDRAFEEWKNDKKKTFIYGVAKEWGVDGEVFEKSVEAYSLTSPKDIPFIDDLIGSLDFSSATKKQGSNQLMHNFALTPYLIKTVPQIKTKFKL
- a CDS encoding restriction endonuclease subunit S, with the protein product MNKKKLVPNRRFEEFNKKWEERILKDFRDKNHKYSYTGGPFGSDLKSEDYTKKGVRIIQLQNIGDGIFLDKYKIYTSESKAKTLSSNLIYPEEIIIAKMAEPLARAAIIPGNYTKYLMSSDGIRLKVNTQNYHTYFILTLINDLRFRKKALQNSTGTTRKRIGLVTLGNLSSYLPNYREQQKIGEFFKHLDQMISLEQHKLEKKKALKSAYLVEMFPAEDKPVPKRRFPGFKEKWIESKLKDISEIVGGGTPSSNKEEFWNGNIDWYSPTEIGNEIYVDSSVRKITEIGLEKSSAKILPANKTILFTSRAGIGSMAILKNSASTNQGFQSIILKSEIDTYFIYSMGYLIKSYAISKASGSTFLEISGKTLGEMPIFVPIFEEQQAIGEFFKKLDDKITNQQQKLDKLKAMKQAYLQEMFV
- a CDS encoding type I restriction-modification system subunit M — encoded protein: MITSDEIKRRLWDGANELRGSMDASRYKDYMLGLMFYKFLSDKTIDTFRMTSGMKQQTEKEVIEAYHENYQQYGDQLVKMISDVLGYYVLPEHLYQTWISAIRTGEFEVQKVTDSLNNFERTIAITGDSDDFKGLFSSSTLDLTDTALGSNLNERNKNIKELVLLFADLNMVALQKGDVLGNAYEYLIGQFAMESGKKAGEFYTPPQVSEVMAQIVAKTKSIKSIYDPTVGSGSLLLTVSKYLSEDEKKRLAYYGQEKNTATYNLTRMNLLLHGVRPEKMTISNGDTLAEDWPEDPQRPNDGVQFDAVVMNPPYSVKNWNKSNLKISDPRFEVAGVLPPDSKGDYAFLLHGLFHLGQQGTMAIVLPHGVLFRGGSEGEIRKRLLAKNYIDTIIGLPDKLFTNTGIPVTVLILKKDRPLGAPVLMIDASKTFVKEGKQNVLQEKDIAKIVDAYATSSEEVGYSHLATRDEIIENDYNLNIPRYIETIDGEVSHDVDAHLYGGIPSKNITELKVLQESVPTIIKQALKEVRSGYVELTEPIEALTKKVLNDDHVSQKSKAVEQQLKVYLDKYWELLKTIDDVNGVTELRDAMLLEIKELLLAFKHINEYDGYQIIAEIWKEKLTEDAEIIALTDFYTAGRTRVPLMVTKGTGKKKREEQDGWIGSIVSNDLIKKQLFSEDVVTIEEKEAGLSEVEAELMDLVEAAKVEDSDEESALSEVLNDKEDAFTIGLIRSLLKEATKGNTDYTLLKKVEDLLNGKTNLSREVKKLNQELKEATESRIETLTNEEIDNLMYEKWFGSLVSKVMRLVENPLTEELAVLEQLQNRYSDTLTTLEEEGNQLEQELEEMMQQLVVNES